In a single window of the Luteolibacter arcticus genome:
- a CDS encoding fasciclin domain-containing protein, which translates to MRLLHLLGILLAGLLPLRANESSPAPATAKPLPAALEEAGCGIMAKVIETAGLREKLEKAGPFTCFAPTDEAFKALPAEELKKYLDPARRDELARWAGYLIVESDMTEQDLLRSRRLPTLSGDFLTVWVSKGTIKLDRSATLVRKELPAANGLIHTLDRVIQPPLKED; encoded by the coding sequence ATGCGTCTTCTCCATCTGCTCGGGATTCTCCTCGCGGGTCTGCTTCCTTTGCGGGCAAACGAATCCTCGCCGGCTCCGGCAACCGCGAAGCCACTGCCCGCCGCACTGGAAGAAGCGGGCTGCGGCATCATGGCCAAGGTGATCGAGACCGCCGGCCTGCGCGAGAAGCTGGAGAAGGCAGGTCCATTCACCTGCTTCGCCCCGACCGATGAAGCCTTCAAGGCGCTGCCCGCGGAAGAGCTGAAGAAGTATCTCGACCCTGCCCGGCGTGATGAACTTGCCCGCTGGGCCGGCTACTTGATCGTCGAGTCGGACATGACGGAGCAAGACCTCCTCCGCTCGCGCCGCCTCCCCACCCTCTCCGGCGACTTTCTCACGGTCTGGGTGAGCAAGGGCACCATCAAGCTCGACCGCAGTGCCACGCTCGTTCGCAAGGAACTGCCAGCGGCCAACGGCCTGATCCACACCCTCGACCGGGTCATCCAGCCCCCGCTCAAGGAGGACTGA
- a CDS encoding phospholipase D-like domain-containing protein yields the protein MEPPRTPFALLTTGLLLALTPSCRHMATGYRYDPPEKGEPMKGSSAVKISSSAARGTLLGIARHPVTTAVVGAAVLWQRPRELVTANVPGIRKYHFAPEEAPGTDRFEALLDKKDLPQPIGGKITWLVDGHRFYPELEREIAKARQTIDVQAYIFDNDDAAVRVADQLKRRSAEAQVRVIFDDLGSSSAAVTKPETPFPPGFEPPSNMSRYLRDGSAVKVRSMLNPWLVCDHTKLHVFDGRVALMGCMNIGREYRSEWHDLMFRVEGSAVGELQRDYDRTWKRAAPFGLPGLGGDAKKPYPVPVAGEVPIRILRTDPAVWRYEIQKAMLLGIRAARKRIWIEDPYIANDDITEALEDAVKRGVDVRVIFPGRNDSKLMDVANRAFANKLVEAGGKAYAYPGMTHLKAMICDDWACVGSANLDTLSMRINRELNISFRAKAPLRELITKVFEPDFARSKPHVPAKEPGGAVMEAVADQL from the coding sequence ATGGAACCCCCTCGAACCCCCTTTGCCCTTCTCACCACGGGCTTGTTGTTAGCCCTGACACCGTCCTGCCGACACATGGCCACAGGCTATCGCTACGACCCGCCGGAGAAGGGCGAGCCAATGAAAGGCAGCTCCGCCGTGAAAATCTCCTCCAGCGCGGCAAGAGGGACTCTCCTCGGAATCGCGCGCCATCCGGTGACGACGGCGGTGGTGGGAGCCGCGGTGCTGTGGCAGCGGCCACGCGAGCTGGTGACGGCCAATGTTCCCGGAATCCGCAAATATCACTTTGCTCCCGAGGAAGCGCCCGGAACGGATCGCTTCGAGGCGCTACTCGACAAGAAAGACCTGCCGCAGCCCATCGGCGGAAAGATCACGTGGCTGGTCGATGGCCACCGCTTTTATCCGGAGCTGGAGCGTGAGATCGCGAAGGCGCGACAGACCATCGATGTGCAGGCCTATATCTTCGACAACGATGACGCGGCCGTGCGCGTCGCCGACCAGCTCAAGCGGCGCTCCGCGGAGGCGCAGGTGCGGGTGATCTTCGACGATCTGGGAAGCAGCAGCGCGGCGGTGACGAAACCGGAAACGCCCTTTCCGCCCGGGTTTGAGCCGCCATCGAACATGAGCCGCTATCTCCGGGATGGCTCCGCGGTGAAGGTGCGCTCGATGTTGAACCCGTGGCTGGTGTGCGACCACACGAAGCTCCATGTCTTCGACGGTCGCGTGGCGCTGATGGGGTGCATGAACATCGGCCGGGAGTATCGGAGCGAGTGGCACGACCTGATGTTCCGCGTGGAAGGGAGCGCGGTGGGCGAGCTGCAGCGCGACTATGATCGCACGTGGAAGCGCGCCGCGCCCTTCGGCCTGCCGGGCTTGGGAGGCGATGCCAAGAAGCCCTACCCGGTGCCGGTTGCGGGCGAGGTGCCGATCCGCATCCTGCGCACCGACCCCGCGGTGTGGCGGTATGAAATCCAGAAGGCGATGCTGCTAGGCATCCGCGCCGCGCGGAAGCGGATCTGGATCGAGGACCCCTACATCGCCAATGACGACATCACCGAGGCACTCGAAGATGCCGTGAAACGGGGGGTGGATGTGCGCGTCATCTTTCCCGGGCGCAACGACTCGAAACTGATGGACGTGGCCAACCGGGCATTTGCCAACAAGCTGGTGGAAGCGGGCGGCAAAGCCTACGCCTATCCGGGGATGACGCACCTGAAGGCAATGATCTGCGACGACTGGGCCTGCGTGGGTTCGGCGAATCTGGACACCCTCAGCATGCGGATCAACCGCGAGCTCAATATCAGCTTCCGCGCGAAGGCTCCGCTGCGGGAGCTGATCACAAAGGTCTTCGAGCCGGACTTCGCGCGCTCGAAGCCCCACGTGCCGGCGAAGGAGCCCGGTGGTGCGGTGATGGAGGCGGTGGCGGATCAGTTGTAG
- a CDS encoding Ig-like domain-containing protein, translating into MKTVSFSRSDRAYRPAWRGRAALASMLLPAAGMAAVSDGLTHQWNFDESRDWHDSPFATPALPAVFQDMVGGQAATPVGLDNTAVVSGREFMALSFSGNGTRLQVGQNLAPELGVTSSLAFWMRTTATGGSDQTNSPGVTGSAAGSGGIQWGWLDANGRLCLSADGSLLAQSPQAVNDGNWHFVVMTRNSSTGAGQLYLDGSLVDSRTGPTGARTLAFQSLGRIENTSGNAGCFVGRLDKLTVFNRVITGAEVTSFMNNHAPKTWNLTTDGVNDRVFSTDSVFKRAYDVERNALTVQGWTTPAHGTVSHNGDGSFNYTATGGYAGTDSFDVTVSDGVGGYHRSSLTVKVVAEPPGGGGIPVTQFTNFAAIQAGGVDISHANMRVPRAIDWNVDGKMDILVGAGGYVWRYLNTGTAAVPAFAAAVKVQAAGVDIYANTTGNSPITLADMTGDGVPDLVMADSASKLRVYRNTAAAGATPVYAASIFVKRANGTIDFVLPDKRFDIGDYNGDGTPDLVTGTFSGNVQLYLNVNTAALPRFETGTTLNSDSYNLYPRLYDLSGNGQLDLIRSINWGSIRYWLDVADGLVGEQYLNITTSGGTAPDIKAVTDGAVVDFADFTGDGKPDLLVGGHAGDKIFLASGVLKSPAESIADIEAIYDAHPTDLGTALSANSNLLLGQVNSANLNIIAHLQKGTLSTREATFTALAAHIAKYPFLKYQQLDTAVYHHVPSIVLQNWVILEYLLPNTSARRTQIADIMGLTGTARVIYLETGMALGDNGKSLAATYNTIRDFQRRYPREAFPDAIMTYDQLYDDQRGGFIWTPNSTKNTFGQWALGNANEWAGDLTTAIEGVLGAGKASGDYFTFVMGHEVCHSLDNYVRTRANADLERRWGARMVYAAGPDVIAGSNGWYSQSATQANFQAKGFYTPATQTWAQAWDAYWETGPGAAFNSLASMRIDIKFFLGASQESLATQANHHWANGHGRLIGALDRFRRAEAQGIEPMKANMTEVVDFIDYISAGMNRVNLVETKNPTGSNVVWTDHYADLERDENGRITRIAVDGEVYNFTLNADGLVTDATSTIVIVKPDIAVAVTGQGQAINVLANDTSLHGPAVPFSSFTQPAHGTVTDGGNGVLIYRSTAGYTGADSFTYTAGGDTANVSVTVVANANGLSLETWLNIGGDAVTNLTGNNRYPSSPDQVATISTFETTTNRGDNYGARVRGYVTPPTTGNYTFWIASDDGGELWLSTDANPSNKTKIAFTLDWTGVRVWTTYASQQSAVIPLTAGQRYYVEVLHKEGGGGDNLAVAWQGPGITQQVIGTNRLTAFGLNNNPVANADNAATNQNAAVSVPVLANDSDSNGDTLVIQSVTQPAHGTAAIDGSSILYTPALNYSGSDSLSYTASDGNGGTATANLAITIAPTTYTLAYIAGPNGVISGTTPQTVNYGTSGSAVAAVANVGYHFVDWSDGITTASRTDSNVTANLSVTANFAINTYTLTYTAGANGTLSGTTPQTVNYGASSSSVTAVANAGYGFTNWSDGSTANPRTDTNVTANLTVTANFTATGPGPIPAPWTDAKIGTVAAATSATYLNGTFNVTGGGSRISNTSDNFYFVSQPWSGTGTITARVVSLQNTGSAARAGVMMRESSASGSRSVFIGLTPANSAQWVRRSNTGGNSSTTTSSGKAAPYWVRLTREGNTITSYLSANGTTWTQLASANISMSASYSLGLAACSGASGTTVASVFDNVSVSSTLPPPPEVSPTTPEDPLPKIEEFTLEDGTVDFNITGEATGLWTLEESTDFLTWSPLQTMTLEAGGLQHSEADERGEKRFLRLRSEP; encoded by the coding sequence GTGAAAACCGTTTCCTTCTCCCGGTCAGATCGCGCCTATCGTCCCGCATGGCGGGGACGGGCGGCGCTGGCGTCGATGTTGTTGCCCGCTGCCGGGATGGCTGCGGTCAGCGATGGCCTGACGCATCAGTGGAATTTCGATGAGAGCCGGGATTGGCATGACTCCCCTTTCGCGACGCCTGCGTTGCCCGCGGTGTTTCAGGACATGGTCGGCGGACAGGCCGCCACGCCGGTGGGCTTGGACAATACCGCGGTGGTATCCGGCCGTGAATTCATGGCGCTGTCGTTTTCCGGCAATGGCACGCGCTTGCAAGTAGGGCAAAACCTCGCGCCCGAGCTCGGCGTCACTTCTTCGCTGGCCTTCTGGATGCGCACCACGGCGACCGGCGGCAGCGATCAAACGAACTCTCCCGGTGTGACCGGCAGCGCGGCCGGCAGCGGCGGCATCCAGTGGGGATGGCTCGACGCGAACGGACGCCTTTGCCTCTCGGCCGATGGTTCGCTGCTCGCCCAATCGCCCCAAGCGGTGAACGACGGCAACTGGCACTTCGTGGTGATGACCCGCAATTCCTCGACCGGCGCGGGGCAACTCTATCTCGATGGATCGCTGGTGGATTCACGGACCGGGCCGACCGGTGCGAGGACGCTGGCGTTCCAGAGCCTGGGGCGGATCGAGAATACATCCGGCAATGCCGGTTGCTTCGTCGGGCGGCTCGACAAGCTGACGGTCTTCAACCGGGTGATCACCGGAGCGGAGGTGACTTCGTTCATGAACAACCACGCGCCGAAGACCTGGAACCTGACGACTGATGGCGTCAATGACCGGGTCTTCAGCACCGACAGCGTTTTCAAGCGCGCCTACGATGTCGAACGCAACGCTCTAACAGTCCAAGGCTGGACCACGCCGGCGCATGGCACGGTGAGCCACAATGGCGACGGCTCCTTCAACTACACCGCGACGGGTGGCTATGCCGGCACGGACTCCTTCGATGTGACCGTGTCGGACGGCGTGGGCGGCTATCATCGCTCGTCGCTGACGGTGAAAGTCGTGGCCGAGCCGCCGGGCGGCGGTGGCATTCCGGTCACGCAGTTCACGAACTTCGCGGCGATCCAGGCGGGCGGCGTGGACATCTCGCACGCCAACATGCGGGTGCCTCGCGCGATCGATTGGAATGTGGATGGCAAGATGGACATCCTCGTCGGCGCAGGCGGCTATGTCTGGCGGTATCTTAATACCGGGACCGCCGCTGTTCCCGCATTCGCCGCCGCGGTGAAGGTGCAGGCTGCGGGAGTCGATATCTACGCAAACACCACGGGCAACAGCCCGATCACCCTGGCCGACATGACGGGAGATGGCGTGCCCGATCTGGTGATGGCGGATTCCGCGTCCAAGCTCCGCGTGTATCGCAATACCGCAGCCGCAGGGGCCACTCCGGTTTATGCAGCCTCCATCTTCGTCAAGCGGGCCAATGGCACCATCGACTTCGTCTTGCCCGACAAGCGCTTCGACATCGGCGACTACAATGGCGACGGCACGCCCGATCTGGTGACCGGCACCTTCAGTGGGAACGTCCAGCTCTACCTGAACGTGAACACTGCGGCGCTTCCACGCTTTGAAACCGGGACCACTCTCAACAGCGATTCCTACAATCTCTATCCCCGCCTTTACGACCTGAGCGGCAACGGCCAACTCGACCTCATCCGCAGCATCAACTGGGGCAGCATCCGTTACTGGCTGGACGTGGCGGATGGCCTTGTCGGCGAGCAGTATCTCAACATCACCACCAGCGGCGGCACGGCTCCGGACATCAAGGCGGTGACCGATGGCGCCGTGGTCGATTTCGCGGACTTCACCGGCGATGGAAAGCCCGACCTTCTGGTGGGCGGCCACGCGGGCGACAAGATCTTCCTGGCCAGCGGCGTTTTGAAATCGCCGGCCGAGAGCATCGCCGACATCGAGGCGATCTACGACGCGCATCCTACCGATCTGGGGACCGCGCTCTCTGCGAACAGCAACCTGCTGCTGGGTCAGGTGAACTCCGCCAACCTCAACATCATCGCCCATCTCCAGAAGGGCACGCTGTCCACCCGCGAGGCGACCTTCACCGCGCTCGCCGCCCACATCGCCAAGTACCCCTTCCTCAAGTACCAGCAGCTCGACACCGCGGTCTATCACCACGTTCCCAGCATCGTCCTGCAGAACTGGGTCATCCTCGAATACCTGCTTCCCAATACCTCGGCGCGGCGCACGCAGATCGCCGACATCATGGGCCTGACCGGGACCGCGCGCGTGATCTATCTGGAAACCGGCATGGCCCTCGGTGACAACGGCAAGTCGCTGGCCGCCACTTATAATACCATCCGCGACTTCCAGCGCCGATACCCGCGCGAGGCATTCCCGGATGCCATCATGACCTACGACCAGCTCTATGATGACCAGCGCGGCGGCTTCATCTGGACGCCTAACAGCACCAAGAACACCTTCGGCCAATGGGCGCTCGGCAATGCCAACGAATGGGCCGGAGACCTGACCACCGCCATCGAGGGCGTGCTGGGCGCCGGCAAGGCGAGCGGCGACTACTTCACCTTCGTGATGGGCCACGAGGTCTGCCACTCGCTCGACAACTACGTCAGAACCCGCGCCAATGCCGACCTCGAGCGCCGCTGGGGCGCGCGCATGGTCTATGCCGCGGGGCCGGATGTCATCGCCGGTTCGAATGGCTGGTACAGCCAGTCCGCGACCCAGGCGAACTTCCAGGCGAAAGGCTTCTACACGCCGGCCACGCAGACGTGGGCGCAGGCATGGGATGCGTATTGGGAGACCGGTCCCGGTGCGGCCTTCAACTCCCTCGCGAGCATGCGGATCGACATCAAGTTCTTCCTCGGCGCGTCGCAGGAATCCCTGGCCACCCAGGCGAACCACCATTGGGCGAATGGTCATGGCCGCCTGATCGGCGCGCTCGACCGCTTCCGCCGCGCCGAAGCCCAGGGCATCGAGCCGATGAAGGCGAACATGACCGAGGTCGTGGATTTCATCGACTACATCTCGGCCGGCATGAACCGGGTGAACCTGGTCGAAACGAAGAACCCCACCGGCTCGAACGTCGTCTGGACCGATCACTACGCCGACCTCGAACGCGACGAGAACGGCCGCATCACCCGCATCGCCGTGGATGGCGAGGTTTACAACTTCACGCTTAACGCCGACGGCTTGGTGACCGATGCCACCAGCACGATCGTCATCGTCAAGCCGGACATCGCGGTCGCGGTTACCGGCCAGGGACAAGCGATCAACGTGCTGGCCAATGACACTTCTCTCCACGGGCCCGCGGTTCCTTTCAGCTCCTTCACCCAGCCGGCCCACGGCACGGTGACCGATGGTGGCAATGGCGTCCTGATCTACCGCTCGACCGCCGGCTACACCGGCGCGGACAGCTTCACTTACACCGCGGGCGGCGACACAGCCAATGTCTCGGTCACCGTGGTGGCGAATGCGAACGGCCTGTCCCTGGAAACATGGCTGAATATCGGTGGAGATGCCGTGACCAATCTCACGGGAAACAACCGCTATCCCAGCAGCCCCGACCAAGTCGCCACCATCTCGACCTTCGAGACCACGACCAATCGCGGCGACAATTACGGAGCCCGCGTGCGCGGCTACGTGACCCCGCCGACCACCGGCAACTACACCTTCTGGATCGCTTCGGATGACGGTGGCGAACTCTGGCTGAGCACCGATGCCAATCCCTCTAACAAGACGAAGATCGCCTTTACCCTGGACTGGACCGGGGTGCGGGTGTGGACGACCTATGCCTCACAGCAATCCGCCGTCATCCCGCTGACGGCCGGCCAGCGCTACTACGTCGAGGTGCTGCACAAGGAAGGCGGCGGAGGTGACAACCTCGCGGTCGCCTGGCAGGGACCGGGGATCACGCAGCAGGTGATCGGCACCAACCGTCTCACCGCCTTCGGACTGAACAACAATCCGGTGGCCAATGCCGACAACGCGGCCACCAATCAGAATGCCGCGGTCTCCGTGCCGGTCCTGGCGAACGATTCCGACTCGAATGGCGACACGCTCGTGATCCAGTCGGTCACCCAGCCGGCGCATGGCACGGCGGCCATCGACGGGAGCAGCATCCTTTACACGCCGGCGCTTAATTACAGCGGCAGCGATTCCCTCAGCTACACGGCCAGCGATGGCAACGGTGGCACCGCCACAGCCAATCTCGCCATCACCATCGCGCCGACGACCTACACGCTGGCTTACATCGCAGGGCCGAACGGCGTGATCAGCGGCACCACGCCACAGACGGTCAACTACGGCACCAGCGGCAGCGCGGTCGCCGCCGTGGCCAATGTCGGCTATCACTTCGTCGACTGGAGCGACGGCATCACCACCGCCTCGCGCACGGACAGCAATGTGACCGCCAACCTCAGCGTGACGGCGAACTTCGCGATCAATACCTACACGCTGACCTACACCGCCGGAGCGAACGGCACCCTCAGCGGCACCACGCCGCAGACGGTGAACTACGGTGCCAGTAGTAGTTCGGTCACCGCGGTGGCGAATGCCGGCTATGGCTTCACGAATTGGTCCGACGGCTCGACCGCCAATCCGCGCACCGACACGAACGTGACCGCGAACCTCACGGTGACCGCAAACTTCACCGCCACCGGTCCCGGCCCGATCCCCGCGCCATGGACTGACGCCAAGATCGGCACCGTTGCCGCGGCGACCAGCGCCACGTATTTGAATGGCACCTTCAATGTCACCGGCGGCGGATCGCGAATCTCCAACACCAGCGACAACTTCTACTTCGTGAGCCAGCCATGGTCCGGCACGGGCACGATCACCGCGCGCGTGGTGAGCCTGCAAAACACCGGCTCGGCGGCCAGGGCCGGCGTGATGATGCGCGAGTCCTCTGCCAGCGGTTCGCGCTCCGTATTCATCGGCCTGACTCCGGCGAACAGCGCGCAGTGGGTGCGCCGCTCGAACACCGGCGGCAACAGCTCGACCACGACCTCGTCCGGCAAGGCCGCTCCATATTGGGTGCGCCTGACCCGCGAGGGCAACACCATCACGAGCTACCTCTCGGCGAACGGCACCACCTGGACCCAGCTCGCCAGCGCGAACATCAGCATGTCCGCCAGCTACAGCCTGGGCTTGGCAGCCTGCTCCGGCGCGAGCGGCACCACGGTGGCGAGCGTGTTCGACAACGTGAGCGTGAGTAGCACCCTGCCGCCACCGCCGGAAGTGAGCCCGACCACCCCGGAAGACCCGCTGCCGAAGATCGAGGAGTTTACCCTGGAAGACGGCACCGTTGATTTCAACATCACCGGCGAAGCGACCGGCCTCTGGACCCTGGAGGAATCCACCGACTTCCTGACGTGGAGCCCCTTGCAGACGATGACGCTGGAGGCCGGCGGCCTCCAGCACAGCGAGGCCGACGAGCGCGGAGAGAAGCGCTTCCTGAGACTGAGGTCCGAGCCGTAG
- a CDS encoding MYG1 family protein, producing the protein MAIALERILTHPGGAHKDELLACSLLAAVHGVEIVRREPTEADLADPATAVVDVGGEHVPERSNFDHHQFPADHPPVCALSLVLQHLGIYDDARTFCDWLEPAEWFDTRGPNVTAKWLGIDRDTLSKLNSPIDVTLLRRFAKATRLAPGDVIYEMMRMTGQDLIDYVRSLRQRLDFIKDHAELWTVGESEILFLPRTEPMPDEPSSGIGRYLETIGKDKQVAALVYPDRRGTGYGLSRNNDHPAFDFTRIEAEPDVHFAHARGFVAKTSAADLGRLKQLLEVARV; encoded by the coding sequence ATGGCCATCGCACTCGAACGCATTCTCACCCATCCCGGCGGCGCGCATAAGGACGAACTCCTCGCGTGCAGCCTGCTCGCCGCCGTCCATGGCGTGGAAATCGTCCGCCGCGAGCCGACCGAGGCCGACCTCGCCGATCCCGCCACCGCCGTGGTCGATGTCGGCGGCGAGCACGTGCCGGAGCGGAGCAACTTCGACCACCACCAATTCCCCGCGGATCACCCGCCGGTCTGCGCGCTCAGCCTGGTGCTCCAGCACCTCGGCATCTACGATGATGCTCGTACTTTCTGCGATTGGCTGGAGCCCGCCGAGTGGTTCGACACCCGCGGGCCGAATGTCACCGCCAAGTGGCTCGGCATCGATCGCGACACGCTCTCGAAGCTGAACTCGCCGATCGATGTCACCTTGCTGCGCCGCTTCGCCAAGGCCACCCGCCTCGCCCCCGGCGATGTCATCTATGAGATGATGCGGATGACCGGCCAGGACCTCATCGACTACGTGCGCTCGCTGCGCCAGCGGCTCGACTTCATCAAGGACCACGCCGAGCTGTGGACCGTCGGTGAAAGCGAGATTCTCTTCCTGCCCCGCACCGAGCCCATGCCGGACGAACCGTCCTCGGGCATCGGCCGCTATCTGGAAACGATCGGCAAGGACAAGCAAGTCGCCGCGCTCGTCTATCCCGACCGCCGCGGCACCGGCTACGGCCTGTCGCGGAACAATGACCACCCCGCCTTCGACTTCACCCGCATCGAGGCCGAGCCGGATGTCCACTTCGCCCATGCACGTGGGTTTGTCGCGAAGACGTCAGCGGCGGATCTGGGGAGGTTGAAGCAACTGCTGGAAGTCGCGCGAGTTTAA